Proteins found in one Bremerella volcania genomic segment:
- a CDS encoding recombinase family protein — protein MAKRKPKTEKHQKRPRAVLYCRVSTFDQNRGDYSSLEDQESRLRRAAEAEGYTVFQVFKEVASSANLERDELRKMMGKLDEFDAVYVTKLDRLSRSMHDWCRVNELLDQHDVALVSVTQKIDTSTPMGRFFRDLLMLFAQFEREMIAERTYEKMAEQARLGRWSGGRPILGYDVVDKTIVVNRDEVKIVEAIFDKYLELASIAKTARWANLKGYRTKHVQCKNGREFKPRKFTRADIQRMLSNITYIGKVRFDGVEYNGAHDGIIPEEKFLQVQELMAAKKDKPRRGDQRQQETLLLGLLRCGFCGGACTSSFVNKKQKDGTIQRYYYYKCTSKSRRDAEACPSADLRATMIDDAFIQYFRQLAHEPKHLEAVLKAADAASREGVGQFESERAELSKQLATAERESMTLVDRLADPELAGISAIKSRLTELEHQQQILKSQITDLTLQIRDRRDQNLSLDEIREAFEHFDEIWEELDFEERQYAVRLLVKEIHLNFEKGQKQGEMNIQAWGRRPTPLSVELRDYRSAKLRNQDGRHAQQDSNLRPAV, from the coding sequence ATGGCGAAGAGGAAACCGAAGACTGAAAAGCACCAGAAGCGGCCCAGAGCCGTACTCTACTGTCGTGTCAGCACGTTTGATCAAAACCGTGGCGACTACAGCTCACTGGAGGATCAGGAATCGCGGTTGCGCCGTGCGGCCGAGGCGGAAGGCTACACCGTATTTCAGGTTTTCAAGGAAGTAGCCAGTTCGGCAAACTTGGAGCGTGACGAACTTCGCAAGATGATGGGCAAGCTCGATGAGTTCGACGCGGTCTACGTGACAAAGCTCGACCGTCTTTCGCGTTCCATGCATGACTGGTGTCGAGTCAACGAGTTGCTCGATCAGCATGACGTGGCTTTGGTTTCGGTAACGCAGAAGATCGATACGTCAACGCCGATGGGGCGGTTCTTCCGTGACTTGCTGATGCTTTTCGCTCAGTTCGAGCGAGAAATGATTGCGGAACGAACCTACGAAAAAATGGCCGAGCAGGCGCGACTAGGCCGCTGGAGCGGCGGGCGACCGATTCTTGGTTACGACGTGGTAGACAAGACGATTGTCGTAAACCGTGATGAAGTAAAGATCGTCGAAGCGATCTTCGACAAGTACCTGGAACTGGCCTCGATCGCCAAGACGGCACGCTGGGCCAATCTTAAGGGCTATCGCACCAAGCACGTCCAGTGCAAGAATGGGCGCGAGTTCAAGCCTCGCAAGTTCACCCGCGCCGATATCCAACGAATGCTGAGCAATATCACCTACATCGGCAAGGTTCGCTTTGACGGTGTTGAGTACAACGGCGCGCACGACGGAATTATTCCAGAAGAGAAATTTCTGCAGGTCCAGGAGTTGATGGCCGCCAAAAAAGATAAGCCACGTCGGGGCGATCAACGCCAACAGGAGACTCTACTGCTGGGGCTGCTTCGCTGTGGATTCTGTGGCGGCGCATGCACGTCAAGTTTCGTAAACAAGAAACAAAAGGACGGAACGATTCAGCGCTACTACTACTACAAATGCACGTCAAAATCGCGGCGAGACGCGGAAGCCTGTCCAAGTGCGGACTTGCGCGCCACGATGATCGACGACGCCTTTATTCAGTACTTCCGGCAACTCGCGCATGAGCCGAAACATCTGGAAGCCGTCTTGAAAGCAGCAGATGCAGCTTCTCGCGAGGGCGTCGGTCAGTTTGAATCCGAGCGGGCCGAACTCTCAAAACAACTGGCCACGGCGGAGCGGGAATCGATGACACTCGTCGACCGCCTCGCCGACCCCGAATTAGCAGGGATCAGCGCGATCAAATCCCGCCTGACCGAACTGGAACATCAGCAACAAATCCTGAAGTCGCAGATCACAGACTTGACGCTCCAGATCCGCGATCGTCGGGACCAAAACCTCTCGCTCGACGAAATTCGAGAGGCATTTGAGCACTTCGACGAGATTTGGGAGGAGTTGGATTTTGAAGAACGACAGTACGCAGTTCGGTTGCTTGTGAAGGAGATTCACCTCAATTTCGAAAAGGGTCAGAAGCAAGGTGAAATGAACATTCAAGCGTGGGGCCGCCGCCCCACGCCCTTGTCCGTCGAGCTACGCGACTATCGCTCTGCGAAGTTGCGTAACCAGGACGGAAGGCACGCCCAGCAGGATTCGAACCTGCGACCTGCGGTTTAG
- a CDS encoding DUF4340 domain-containing protein, whose amino-acid sequence MSEAVKTLIFLAVAVVMGGLAYVSRPAPATSAPEEEVNQPLFPEFTDPLQAESMQITRFDSERGQIRRFEVANTSEGWQIKTKGDYPANATQHMTQAANSLVDLKVLRIVSDLPGQQAEYGVVEPNANAISAADEGVGQMVTIEDKSDKTLANLIVGAADKEDPQLRYVRVPGRDRIYLVRLDPTVFSTEFSDWIDKDLLQLNPFDVTSLRFRNYTMQVANNRIEALPQMDATVAFDAERSSWSLLSLKEASPGNQTQLADAQLPAGEKLNTEKLDEIRNSLDDLTIVDVYRKPEQLAEVLKQGEGLKGLKQDDLPTLVANGFFPHLMPGEAEPQLVGLNGELVIETQDAIRYRLLFGLEKLGGDNKDQKQQFLFVQTELVDEMLPPPMLQEVPEIKEGEDQDIEAQAKAREKILQANDAAMTAYREKKNAATRKIYELNTRFADWYYVVKAEDVAKILLTRGELGVPINQPTNQPSGVPGRVFPGGPGTGMMRPPAAQQPMAQPMPQPEATDRPAEDEPADKTPMNEKPAGEETSKEAPPAKEEPAETESEPMKSAEATADPAPEEKPAETEDTPDATAESDKPAEESSE is encoded by the coding sequence ATGAGTGAAGCCGTTAAAACATTGATCTTTCTGGCCGTGGCCGTCGTCATGGGAGGCCTGGCCTACGTCTCGCGTCCCGCACCGGCAACCAGTGCTCCGGAAGAGGAAGTCAATCAGCCTCTGTTCCCTGAGTTCACCGATCCACTGCAAGCCGAGTCGATGCAGATTACGCGTTTCGACTCCGAGCGTGGTCAGATCCGTCGTTTCGAGGTCGCCAACACCAGTGAAGGTTGGCAGATCAAGACCAAGGGGGATTACCCTGCCAACGCCACGCAGCACATGACCCAGGCCGCCAACAGCCTAGTCGACCTGAAAGTACTGCGGATCGTCAGCGACCTGCCTGGCCAGCAAGCGGAATACGGTGTCGTCGAACCGAACGCCAACGCGATCTCGGCCGCCGACGAAGGGGTCGGGCAGATGGTGACCATCGAAGACAAAAGCGACAAAACCCTGGCTAACCTGATTGTTGGCGCCGCTGACAAAGAAGACCCCCAGCTGCGTTACGTCCGCGTCCCAGGTCGCGACCGCATCTACCTGGTTCGCCTGGACCCAACCGTCTTCTCGACCGAGTTTTCCGACTGGATCGACAAAGATCTGCTGCAGCTCAATCCGTTCGATGTAACTTCCTTGCGATTCCGCAACTACACCATGCAAGTTGCCAACAACCGCATCGAAGCGCTGCCGCAAATGGATGCCACGGTGGCTTTCGACGCGGAACGAAGCAGTTGGAGCCTACTCAGCCTGAAGGAAGCATCGCCAGGCAATCAAACTCAACTGGCCGATGCCCAGTTGCCTGCCGGAGAAAAGCTGAACACTGAAAAGCTCGACGAGATTCGCAACTCGCTGGATGACCTGACGATCGTTGACGTGTACCGCAAGCCTGAGCAACTCGCCGAAGTTCTCAAGCAAGGGGAAGGGCTCAAAGGCCTCAAGCAAGATGACCTTCCCACCCTGGTTGCCAACGGCTTCTTCCCTCACTTGATGCCAGGCGAAGCGGAGCCACAACTGGTGGGCCTCAACGGCGAACTGGTCATCGAAACCCAGGACGCGATTCGCTACCGACTTTTGTTCGGGCTCGAAAAGCTCGGGGGAGACAACAAGGACCAGAAGCAGCAGTTCCTGTTCGTTCAAACCGAGCTGGTCGATGAAATGCTTCCCCCGCCGATGCTGCAAGAGGTTCCCGAAATCAAGGAAGGGGAAGACCAAGACATCGAAGCCCAAGCCAAGGCTCGGGAAAAGATCTTGCAAGCGAACGACGCCGCGATGACCGCGTATCGCGAAAAGAAGAACGCGGCTACGCGAAAGATCTACGAACTGAATACCCGCTTCGCCGACTGGTACTACGTCGTCAAAGCGGAAGACGTCGCGAAGATTCTGCTCACGCGCGGTGAACTGGGTGTTCCGATCAATCAGCCCACCAACCAGCCGAGCGGCGTCCCTGGCCGCGTCTTCCCAGGCGGCCCCGGCACAGGCATGATGCGGCCACCAGCCGCCCAGCAGCCAATGGCTCAGCCCATGCCCCAACCAGAAGCCACGGATAGGCCGGCCGAGGACGAACCAGCTGACAAGACGCCCATGAACGAGAAGCCAGCCGGCGAGGAAACTTCTAAAGAGGCCCCACCTGCCAAGGAAGAGCCTGCCGAAACGGAAAGCGAGCCCATGAAATCAGCCGAAGCAACAGCCGACCCGGCCCCAGAAGAGAAACCGGCCGAAACCGAAGATACTCCGGACGCAACAGCCGAAAGCGACAAGCCAGCGGAAGAATCTTCCGAGTAG
- a CDS encoding Gldg family protein: MSADFYFKLLTLVLFDLMFMLAFFILLIPLSVAKKASYAVMKRNFKSYFSNPTGYVFLAIFVLLTSMAAFWPHEFFNANLANLNELNSQITLIMLIFIPTITMGLWADEKRLGTDELLLTLPATDFDIVIGKYLAAVSVFSVSLVFSQLCNFLVLDALSLGSLDAGLFITTYIGYWFIGLTMIALGMVASFMTNNLTLGFVLGILVNAPFVLLQYSDAFVTQNEWVGFLSEASMGKQFADFGRGVISISSLAYFLMMTIVGIYLAMVLIGRRHWLGGKDGESLLGHYLVRSTCLLAIAFAGTLFFVMNDVRWDYTENGTSSLLPQTKQLVRNLSTDQPVRIEAFVSGSVPKNYAQTKLDLISYLNEFRALSGSKINVVIHDGLEPFSETADIARETYGIEPRELISQERGALAQEEVILGAAVQRGLEKVVIPFFDNGVPVEYELIRSIGTVSEKKRKRLGVLATDAQLFGGIQQNPLGGYQNIPPQQIITELEKQYDVIEVDATSAIDPSSYDVLLAVQPSSLSQPAMKNFLDAIKAGVPTAIFDDPAPTLMGQATPIGQDKRNPFPGRRPPEQKGDIRQLWDLLHISMPGKQLPTDRYYQPYVVWQDYNPEVRLRNLGAITKEYVFADRFTPGAPEYEALNNTVDVTQDLRQMLFLYAGAIKKQPGYPKTMTFTPLVTTGTKIGTITLQDLSGARQDQQRIEAKRQPVYGPSGGAPDPFVLAALIQGTPPSVAANAAQAETPADAETKDGEEEKEAESKKPEKSDGAINVAMVGDIDLLHSVFVQLRAQSADSSEMQIDNTNFLLNLIDKLAGDDEYIPIRSRSEPIARLGLMERLTESAKTEGDLALREAALNAQAQQEQLEKELQKPLEDLNMKINTLNARANQGGEIRPEDLREVQALQLELAQRQADVQNKQRAAVQKIEANLQREQERITRELNRKILYYQNQVKTLAVALPPIPPIVIGIVVFVLRRLKEREGLSKDRIIK; the protein is encoded by the coding sequence ATGTCCGCCGATTTCTATTTCAAACTACTCACGCTAGTTCTGTTCGATTTAATGTTCATGCTGGCGTTCTTTATCTTGCTGATCCCGCTATCGGTAGCCAAGAAGGCTTCGTACGCGGTGATGAAGCGGAACTTCAAGTCGTACTTCAGCAACCCGACTGGGTACGTCTTTCTGGCGATCTTCGTTTTGTTGACCTCGATGGCCGCGTTCTGGCCGCACGAGTTCTTCAACGCGAACCTGGCGAATCTCAACGAGCTTAACTCCCAGATCACGCTCATCATGCTGATCTTCATTCCGACGATCACCATGGGTTTGTGGGCCGACGAAAAGCGACTGGGAACGGACGAACTGCTGTTGACCTTGCCGGCCACCGACTTCGATATCGTGATCGGGAAGTACCTGGCTGCGGTGTCGGTGTTCAGCGTTTCCCTCGTCTTCTCGCAGCTTTGCAATTTCCTGGTGCTCGATGCCCTGTCGCTCGGTTCGCTCGACGCTGGTCTCTTCATCACCACCTACATCGGTTACTGGTTCATCGGCCTGACGATGATCGCGTTGGGGATGGTCGCTTCGTTCATGACCAACAACCTGACCCTCGGCTTCGTGCTGGGTATTCTGGTCAACGCACCGTTCGTGCTGCTGCAATACTCGGACGCCTTCGTCACGCAAAACGAATGGGTTGGCTTCCTCAGCGAAGCGAGCATGGGGAAACAATTCGCCGACTTTGGGCGCGGGGTGATCTCCATCAGTTCGCTGGCCTACTTCCTGATGATGACGATCGTCGGCATCTATCTGGCGATGGTCTTGATCGGCAGACGACACTGGCTCGGCGGTAAAGATGGCGAGTCCCTCCTGGGGCATTACCTGGTCCGCTCGACCTGTCTGCTGGCGATCGCTTTTGCTGGCACGCTTTTCTTCGTGATGAATGACGTCCGCTGGGACTATACCGAGAACGGCACCAGCAGCCTGCTTCCTCAGACCAAGCAGTTGGTTCGCAACCTCTCGACCGACCAGCCGGTTCGCATCGAAGCATTCGTTAGCGGCAGCGTTCCCAAAAATTACGCCCAGACCAAGCTCGACCTGATCAGCTATCTCAACGAGTTCCGTGCCCTGAGCGGCTCGAAGATCAACGTGGTGATTCATGACGGCCTGGAACCCTTCAGCGAAACGGCCGACATCGCTCGCGAGACGTATGGCATTGAGCCGCGCGAGTTGATCTCACAGGAGCGTGGGGCCTTGGCACAGGAAGAAGTCATTCTGGGTGCCGCGGTTCAGCGCGGCCTGGAAAAGGTGGTGATTCCCTTCTTCGATAACGGCGTGCCGGTCGAGTACGAATTGATTCGTTCCATCGGCACCGTTTCGGAAAAGAAACGCAAACGCCTGGGCGTTCTGGCGACCGACGCTCAGCTGTTTGGTGGCATTCAGCAAAACCCCCTGGGCGGTTATCAGAACATTCCCCCGCAGCAGATCATCACCGAATTAGAGAAACAGTACGATGTGATTGAAGTCGACGCGACTTCCGCGATCGATCCCAGTTCGTACGACGTGCTGCTCGCCGTGCAGCCATCCAGCTTGTCGCAACCGGCGATGAAGAACTTCCTTGACGCGATCAAGGCCGGCGTTCCAACGGCCATCTTCGACGACCCGGCTCCCACCTTAATGGGACAAGCCACCCCGATCGGACAGGACAAACGAAATCCATTCCCTGGGCGACGTCCGCCGGAACAAAAGGGGGACATACGTCAGCTGTGGGACCTGCTGCATATTTCCATGCCAGGCAAGCAGCTCCCGACCGATCGTTACTATCAGCCTTACGTGGTGTGGCAAGACTACAACCCGGAAGTTCGCCTGCGAAACCTGGGCGCGATTACCAAGGAATATGTATTCGCTGACCGCTTCACGCCGGGTGCCCCGGAATACGAAGCACTCAACAACACCGTCGACGTGACGCAGGACCTTCGTCAGATGCTGTTCCTCTACGCAGGGGCGATCAAGAAACAGCCTGGCTACCCGAAGACCATGACCTTCACGCCGCTGGTCACCACGGGGACCAAGATCGGAACGATCACGCTGCAAGACTTAAGCGGCGCCCGTCAGGATCAGCAGCGAATTGAAGCCAAGCGACAACCGGTTTACGGCCCCAGCGGTGGTGCCCCGGATCCGTTCGTCCTGGCGGCCTTGATCCAAGGAACGCCTCCTTCGGTTGCCGCGAATGCCGCCCAGGCGGAAACGCCAGCCGACGCTGAAACGAAGGATGGCGAAGAAGAGAAAGAAGCCGAAAGCAAGAAGCCAGAAAAATCGGATGGCGCGATCAATGTGGCGATGGTCGGGGATATTGACCTATTGCATTCGGTCTTCGTGCAACTTCGTGCTCAGAGTGCCGACAGCTCGGAAATGCAGATCGACAACACCAACTTCTTGTTGAACCTGATCGATAAGCTGGCTGGCGATGACGAGTACATCCCGATCCGCAGCCGCAGCGAACCGATCGCTCGCTTGGGCTTGATGGAACGTTTGACTGAATCAGCCAAGACCGAAGGGGACCTGGCCCTGCGTGAAGCCGCCTTGAATGCCCAGGCCCAGCAAGAGCAGTTGGAGAAGGAACTTCAAAAGCCGCTGGAAGATCTGAACATGAAGATCAACACGCTCAATGCCCGGGCCAACCAAGGTGGCGAGATTCGCCCCGAAGATTTGCGTGAAGTCCAGGCCCTGCAACTGGAACTGGCTCAGCGTCAAGCGGACGTTCAAAACAAACAGCGTGCGGCCGTGCAGAAGATTGAAGCCAATCTCCAGCGCGAACAAGAACGCATCACGCGCGAACTGAATCGCAAGATTCTGTACTACCAGAACCAGGTCAAAACATTGGCCGTGGCTCTGCCCCCCATCCCGCCGATCGTCATCGGAATCGTGGTCTTCGTGCTTCGACGCTTGAAGGAACGCGAGGGATTGTCGAAAGACCGAATCATCAAGTAG
- a CDS encoding ABC transporter ATP-binding protein, which yields MVDHNADLPMIEADRLSKFYGIFAASREISFKVHRGEVVAFLGPNGAGKSTTMKLLTGYLSPSEGVARIAGYNMATQRLQGSSMLGYLPENGPLYPDATPHSLLWFIGEARGMSPAKRTERIDAVVDLCNLHTVLHKPISKLSKGYKQRVGMAQAILHEPEVLILDEPTSGLDPNQIRGVRDMIRRLGQEKTILLSTHIFQEVDALATRAIVINEGRLIYDGSVDGMKQPGETLDDAFYRMTKGVNALTEPASEETVAADQSD from the coding sequence ATGGTTGATCACAACGCCGATCTGCCGATGATCGAAGCCGACCGGCTTTCCAAATTCTACGGAATCTTTGCCGCCTCCCGAGAAATCAGCTTCAAGGTCCACCGAGGTGAAGTGGTTGCCTTTCTCGGCCCCAACGGGGCCGGCAAAAGCACGACGATGAAACTGCTCACCGGGTACCTTTCGCCCAGCGAAGGGGTTGCCCGCATCGCCGGTTACAACATGGCCACCCAGCGTCTGCAAGGGTCGTCGATGCTGGGATACCTGCCGGAAAACGGTCCGCTCTATCCCGATGCAACGCCGCATAGTCTGCTGTGGTTCATCGGCGAAGCTCGCGGCATGAGCCCGGCCAAGCGTACCGAGCGAATCGACGCGGTGGTCGACCTGTGCAATCTGCACACGGTGCTGCACAAGCCGATCTCGAAGCTCTCCAAGGGTTACAAGCAGCGTGTCGGCATGGCTCAGGCCATTTTGCACGAGCCAGAAGTGCTCATCCTGGACGAACCGACCTCGGGGCTCGATCCGAATCAAATTCGCGGCGTGCGCGACATGATCCGCCGCTTGGGCCAAGAGAAGACGATTCTCCTTTCCACTCACATCTTCCAGGAAGTCGACGCACTGGCGACCCGGGCCATTGTGATCAACGAAGGTCGACTCATCTACGACGGTAGCGTCGATGGAATGAAGCAGCCCGGCGAAACGCTGGACGACGCTTTCTATCGGATGACCAAAGGGGTGAATGCGTTGACCGAACCTGCCAGCGAAGAGACGGTTGCGGCAGACCAGAGCGACTAA
- the nadB gene encoding L-aspartate oxidase gives MHDTNIVSRMAPHVPRYLVPFHPKSVSHYFTDVLIIGGGIAGLRAALEVDPTLSALILSKEQIQESNSNYAQGGIAGVLDDEDRYEDHVADTITAGGSLCDKDVVDLVVHEGPECIRELIRWGTEFDRVDGRLALTREGGHGRDRIVHALGDATGKEVIRSIVEMVRSRRNIQIWQNEFTQDLIVHDGICRGALASDEKHGRTLIWAKHTILASGGVGQIYRESTNPGVATGDGIAMALRAGAELRDMEFMQFHPTVLYIAGSSRSLITEAVRGEGGHLVDRNGYRFMKDYDPRGELAPRDVVSQAIVSQMELTKHPNVYLKLDHLDADFVRNRFPSIYASCKKFGIDITSDRIPVRPGAHYMIGGISVDTNGATTIPNLWAAGEVTSSGLHGANRLASNSLLEGLVYGKRAGRNASQGALAMPDRFEAINLQHPVAEPSEPLDLSDIRNSLKSLMWRNVGVRRDARGLEDAIDTIEAWCRYVLPQQFDHPSGWELQNMLIVAQVMARAAFLREESRGVHLRMDYPQTDNANWNHHLPLRLSDLP, from the coding sequence ATGCACGATACAAACATCGTCAGCCGCATGGCACCTCATGTCCCTCGATACCTCGTTCCCTTCCATCCCAAAAGCGTCTCGCACTACTTTACGGACGTTCTGATTATTGGCGGCGGGATCGCCGGTCTGCGTGCCGCTTTGGAGGTCGATCCGACGCTTTCGGCGCTGATCCTATCGAAAGAACAGATCCAGGAATCGAACAGCAACTACGCCCAGGGTGGCATCGCTGGCGTCCTGGACGACGAAGACCGCTACGAAGACCACGTAGCCGATACGATCACCGCCGGCGGTAGTCTGTGCGATAAGGACGTCGTCGACCTGGTCGTCCACGAAGGACCCGAGTGTATCCGCGAGTTGATTCGCTGGGGCACCGAGTTCGATCGAGTCGACGGACGACTGGCCCTCACGCGCGAAGGGGGCCACGGTCGCGACCGCATCGTTCATGCGCTGGGAGATGCCACCGGCAAAGAGGTCATCCGATCGATCGTCGAGATGGTCCGCTCGCGCCGCAACATTCAAATCTGGCAGAACGAGTTCACCCAGGATCTGATCGTGCATGACGGGATCTGCCGCGGGGCGCTCGCTTCCGATGAAAAGCACGGTCGAACGCTGATCTGGGCCAAGCATACGATCCTGGCTTCCGGCGGCGTCGGTCAGATTTATCGCGAATCGACCAACCCTGGCGTCGCCACGGGGGACGGCATCGCGATGGCACTACGCGCCGGTGCCGAGCTGCGTGACATGGAGTTCATGCAGTTCCATCCGACCGTCCTGTACATCGCCGGTAGTAGCCGTAGCTTGATCACCGAAGCGGTTCGCGGCGAAGGAGGGCACCTGGTCGATCGCAATGGCTACCGTTTCATGAAAGACTACGACCCGCGCGGCGAGTTGGCCCCTCGCGACGTCGTTTCCCAGGCGATCGTCTCTCAAATGGAACTGACCAAGCACCCCAACGTCTACCTCAAGCTCGATCACCTGGACGCCGATTTCGTCCGCAACCGCTTCCCAAGCATCTACGCCAGCTGCAAGAAGTTCGGCATCGATATCACCTCCGATCGCATTCCGGTTCGGCCGGGTGCCCACTACATGATCGGCGGTATCTCGGTCGATACGAACGGGGCGACCACGATTCCCAACCTTTGGGCGGCAGGGGAAGTCACCAGCAGTGGGCTGCATGGGGCGAATCGACTGGCATCGAACAGTTTGCTGGAAGGTCTCGTATACGGTAAGAGGGCCGGTCGCAATGCGTCCCAGGGGGCACTTGCGATGCCGGACCGCTTCGAGGCGATCAACCTGCAGCATCCCGTCGCCGAGCCAAGCGAACCGCTCGACTTGAGCGACATTCGCAACTCGCTGAAAAGCCTGATGTGGCGAAACGTCGGGGTCCGCCGTGATGCCCGCGGGCTGGAGGATGCCATCGATACGATCGAGGCGTGGTGCCGGTACGTCCTGCCCCAGCAGTTCGACCACCCCAGCGGCTGGGAACTGCAGAACATGCTGATCGTGGCCCAAGTCATGGCCCGGGCAGCCTTCTTGCGAGAGGAATCGCGAGGCGTTCACTTACGAATGGATTATCCCCAGACCGACAACGCCAACTGGAACCATCACCTTCCGCTACGGTTGTCAGACCTTCCGTAA